The Triticum urartu cultivar G1812 unplaced genomic scaffold, Tu2.1 TuUngrouped_contig_6035, whole genome shotgun sequence genome contains the following window.
TATACTGAAGAGAACCTGCTCGACTACATTGATCCAAACAATGATACACTCATGGTCAGACTTGCAGATGGCCATTTGCTCGCCAAGTGTTGCATCATGGTAGCAAGTGACAAGAGGGCCACTATAACCACCAACTGGTCTGAGTTTTGTCGTCGCGCCAACATTCGTGAAGGAGACATCTGTGCATTTCGTTTCAGGATCACTTCAAAGCGCCGCCTGGTTCTCACCGTGCACCGCCTCTAGATGCACAATTGAAGACGTTGCAGCCCCTGTGTCAATATAATCTAATATAATGCACTACTAAGTACTCCTAATTATGCTATATCATGTCATGACCTATGGTCCTCTTTTGTGCACTCTTATATCATGGTTTTCAAGACCTAATACTTATGTTAAAAGCAATGTTATCAGTCAGTCATTTCATGTCCAGATCCATAATGGGCTTTCTCTTTACAGTGTATATTTCTTTCCCTGCTGATAAGTTTGTTCAATGAAGATACCATCCCAAA
Protein-coding sequences here:
- the LOC125530051 gene encoding B3 domain-containing protein Os03g0164300-like, whose product is MFWHKKPDINYYVCTINKTFAKPGQRMYFQVNYTEENLLDYIDPNNDTLMVRLADGHLLAKCCIMVASDKRATITTNWSEFCRRANIREGDICAFRFRITSKRRLVLTVHRL